The following proteins are encoded in a genomic region of Tenacibaculum sp. 190524A05c:
- a CDS encoding sensor histidine kinase, with amino-acid sequence MKKLKKTYNYAFLSALYLTILSVVIAVFSYLYFFKSLGLVSIIIFGIILFVFSFFVIQYRAEHFIYQRVKKLYKDISILDVEDLKRDKITTDIEAFTKTVQDYVEDKKEEIANLTERDSFRRDFLGNVAHELKTPLFTVQGYILTLIEGAAEDKVIRDKYLERANKGVERLTSIVKDLDMIAKLETDGMKIKFEPFNILELIQNVFDLFEMKAKKKNIKLIFDRLYEFPIFVKGDVERIEQVLINLVVNSIKYGKPGGVTTASVELYNENKFIIKIIDDGEGIKQEHIPRLFERFYRVDQSRSREQGGSGLGLSIVKHIIEAHNETILLKSNFGEGSEFSFTLEKAT; translated from the coding sequence ATGAAAAAACTAAAAAAAACATACAACTACGCTTTTTTATCAGCTTTATATTTAACCATTTTATCAGTTGTTATTGCTGTTTTTTCATATCTCTACTTTTTTAAATCTCTTGGTTTAGTTTCCATAATTATTTTTGGAATAATTCTATTTGTTTTTTCATTCTTCGTAATTCAATACAGAGCTGAACATTTTATTTATCAACGTGTTAAAAAACTATATAAGGATATTTCTATTCTAGATGTAGAAGATTTAAAACGTGATAAAATCACCACAGATATTGAAGCTTTTACCAAAACGGTACAAGATTATGTTGAGGATAAAAAGGAAGAAATTGCTAACCTAACAGAAAGAGATTCTTTTCGTAGAGATTTTTTAGGGAATGTTGCTCACGAATTAAAAACTCCTCTTTTTACAGTACAAGGATATATTTTAACCTTAATTGAAGGTGCTGCTGAAGACAAGGTAATTCGTGATAAATATTTAGAACGTGCGAATAAAGGAGTCGAACGATTAACTTCTATTGTTAAAGATTTGGACATGATTGCCAAATTAGAAACAGATGGAATGAAAATAAAATTCGAACCATTTAATATTCTTGAGCTGATTCAAAATGTATTCGACTTATTCGAAATGAAAGCTAAAAAGAAGAATATTAAGCTGATTTTCGATCGACTTTATGAATTTCCAATATTTGTAAAAGGTGATGTTGAACGTATAGAACAAGTATTAATTAACTTGGTTGTTAACTCTATTAAATATGGAAAACCAGGCGGAGTTACCACTGCCTCTGTTGAACTTTATAACGAAAATAAGTTCATTATAAAAATCATTGACGATGGTGAAGGAATTAAACAAGAACATATTCCTAGATTGTTTGAGCGTTTTTATAGAGTTGATCAAAGTAGATCTAGAGAACAAGGAGGTTCTGGTTTAGGATTGTCAATTGTAAAACATATTATTGAAGCACACAACGAAACGATTCTACTAAAAAGTAACTTTGGTGAAGGTTCAGAGTTTTCTTTTACTTTAGAAAAGGCGACCTAG
- a CDS encoding exonuclease domain-containing protein — protein sequence MKYAIVDIETDGGVKITEISIFVFDGESVINEFTTLINPGTFIPSYITQLTGITNFMVKDAPRFEEVAKQIYQTTEDCVFVAHNVNFDYGIIGKEFKSLGLTYRRKKLCTVRLSRKLLPGKRSYSLGKLCISEGIEIKARHRAKGDAEATVILFKKLLEKDKLNNFEVVNSFLNPKSREATLPPLLPKEVFDSLPETHGVYYFWSKDKEVIYVGKANNIKQRVVSHFHDKKKKEIEMCLATANITFTETGSELIALLEESVEIKRLFPKFNRAQRRTNANYGLFSYKDRKGIIHLAWNNVKLISQPLMRFYSVPQARSFVEQLCKEFELCPKYCHLQDNVTSCFHYQIKDCKGICREEESIESYNKRVEKAIASVVFETENFIITEQGKTEDELSYALVLNGVYEGYGYLKLEEQNSSSSEIYLQHLKPQKDNQDIRRILNSHVKKNPESLKQIEHKELGRLF from the coding sequence GTGAAGTATGCAATTGTAGATATAGAAACCGATGGTGGTGTAAAAATCACTGAAATCAGCATTTTTGTTTTTGATGGAGAAAGTGTTATAAATGAATTTACAACACTCATAAATCCAGGTACATTTATCCCGTCGTATATTACTCAATTAACGGGAATTACCAACTTTATGGTAAAGGATGCTCCGAGGTTTGAAGAAGTTGCCAAGCAGATTTATCAAACTACAGAAGATTGTGTTTTTGTAGCGCACAATGTAAATTTCGATTATGGAATTATTGGAAAGGAATTTAAATCTTTAGGCTTAACATACCGCAGAAAAAAACTATGTACCGTTCGTTTATCAAGAAAATTATTACCAGGAAAAAGATCATACAGCTTAGGTAAATTATGTATTTCTGAAGGAATTGAAATTAAAGCAAGACATAGGGCAAAAGGTGATGCTGAAGCGACTGTAATACTGTTTAAAAAGTTATTGGAAAAAGATAAACTTAATAACTTTGAAGTTGTTAATTCATTTCTAAATCCTAAATCTAGAGAGGCAACCTTACCACCGTTGCTACCAAAAGAGGTTTTTGATAGTTTGCCAGAAACACACGGAGTGTATTATTTCTGGAGTAAAGACAAAGAAGTGATTTATGTAGGGAAAGCCAATAATATCAAACAACGAGTTGTAAGTCATTTTCACGATAAGAAAAAGAAAGAAATAGAAATGTGTTTGGCAACGGCTAACATCACGTTTACAGAAACAGGAAGTGAACTCATTGCCTTACTTGAAGAATCTGTCGAGATCAAACGTTTATTTCCTAAATTCAATCGAGCACAACGAAGAACAAATGCGAATTACGGATTATTCAGTTATAAAGATCGAAAAGGAATTATTCATTTAGCGTGGAATAACGTTAAGCTGATCAGTCAACCACTAATGAGATTTTACTCTGTACCTCAAGCCAGAAGTTTTGTAGAACAGTTATGTAAAGAGTTTGAGTTATGTCCTAAATACTGTCATTTACAAGATAATGTTACTAGTTGTTTTCATTATCAAATAAAAGATTGTAAAGGAATTTGTAGAGAGGAAGAATCGATTGAATCCTATAATAAAAGAGTTGAAAAGGCCATTGCTTCTGTCGTATTTGAAACTGAAAACTTTATCATTACAGAACAGGGTAAAACGGAAGATGAACTGAGTTATGCTCTAGTTTTGAATGGAGTATATGAAGGATATGGATATTTAAAATTAGAGGAACAGAATTCGAGCAGTTCTGAAATCTATTTGCAGCATCTTAAACCACAAAAAGACAATCAGGATATTCGTCGAATTTTAAATTCACATGTAAAGAAGAATCCTGAATCATTAAAGCAAATCGAACACAAAGAACTAGGTCGCCTTTTCTAA
- the purD gene encoding phosphoribosylamine--glycine ligase: MNILVLGSGGREHAFTHKLLESKKIDKLYVAPGNAGTNEIATNIAINPTDFEAVKKIVLEHNINMVVVGPEAPLVEGVHDFFLSDEELKSIPVIGPKKDGALLEGSKDFSKQFMEKHNIPTAKYQSFTSETLEEGYVFLETLNPPFVLKADGLAAGKGVLILEDIQEAKAELKEMLTNQKFGAASATVVIEEFLKGIELSVFVLTDGKSYKVLPSAKDYKRIGEGDTGLNTGGMGAISPVPFADNDFLTKVEDRVIKPTIDGLQKDGIDYRGFVFIGLMNVAGDPFVIEYNVRMGDPETEVVLPRIESDLLELFEGVATQTLSDKSFSVIDKTATTVMLVSGGYPEAYEKGKEITGLEAVEGSLVFHAGTKNEDNKVVTNGGRVIAITSFGETIEEALKTSYNNINKISFDKINYRKDIGFDLTK, from the coding sequence ATGAATATTTTAGTATTAGGTTCTGGAGGAAGAGAACATGCATTTACTCATAAGTTATTAGAGAGTAAAAAAATTGATAAACTTTATGTAGCTCCTGGTAATGCAGGAACGAATGAAATAGCAACTAATATTGCAATTAATCCAACGGATTTTGAAGCAGTAAAGAAAATTGTTTTAGAGCACAATATTAATATGGTTGTTGTTGGACCAGAAGCACCCTTAGTAGAAGGAGTTCATGATTTTTTCTTGTCAGACGAAGAGCTAAAATCAATTCCGGTAATTGGTCCTAAAAAGGATGGTGCTTTATTAGAAGGAAGTAAAGACTTTTCGAAGCAGTTTATGGAAAAGCATAATATTCCAACTGCAAAATATCAATCATTTACTAGCGAAACTCTTGAAGAAGGATATGTGTTTTTAGAAACTTTAAATCCGCCATTTGTTTTGAAAGCAGATGGTTTAGCAGCAGGTAAAGGAGTACTAATTTTAGAAGATATACAAGAAGCAAAAGCTGAACTAAAAGAAATGCTTACGAACCAAAAGTTTGGAGCTGCTTCAGCAACAGTAGTTATTGAAGAGTTCTTAAAAGGAATTGAGCTTTCAGTTTTTGTTTTAACAGACGGTAAAAGTTACAAAGTATTACCATCGGCTAAAGATTACAAGAGAATTGGAGAAGGAGATACTGGTTTAAATACAGGAGGAATGGGAGCTATTTCACCTGTTCCTTTTGCAGATAATGATTTCTTAACCAAAGTAGAAGATAGAGTTATAAAACCTACAATTGATGGACTACAAAAGGATGGAATAGACTATAGAGGTTTTGTTTTTATTGGATTAATGAATGTTGCTGGAGATCCATTTGTAATTGAATATAATGTTCGTATGGGAGATCCAGAAACAGAAGTGGTTTTACCAAGAATTGAATCAGATCTTTTAGAGTTGTTCGAAGGAGTTGCTACTCAAACCTTATCAGATAAAAGCTTTAGTGTAATAGATAAAACTGCTACTACTGTGATGTTAGTTTCTGGAGGTTATCCAGAGGCATATGAAAAAGGGAAGGAAATTACAGGTTTAGAAGCTGTAGAAGGATCTTTAGTTTTCCATGCGGGAACGAAAAATGAGGATAATAAAGTGGTTACTAATGGAGGACGTGTAATCGCAATTACATCATTTGGAGAAACCATTGAAGAAGCTCTAAAAACTTCATATAATAACATTAATAAAATCTCATTTGACAAAATCAATTATAGAAAAGACATAGGTTTTGATTTAACAAAATAG
- a CDS encoding response regulator transcription factor produces the protein MNTNDIKILLVDDEPDILEIVGYNLRSEGYQVFTATNGAEGVKIARKISPHLILLDIMMPEMDGIEACEKIRNIKPLENVIISFLTARGEDYSQVAGFDAGADDYITKPIKPKVLVSKVKSLLRRLKTDTVSEVTTKIGDILINRDEYVVFKGEQKITLPRKEFELFSLLTSKPGKVFKRETILDSVWGNEVVVGGRTIDVHIRKLREKIGDHYFKTVKGVGYKFVLETDK, from the coding sequence ATGAACACTAACGACATTAAGATTTTATTAGTTGACGACGAACCAGATATTTTGGAGATTGTTGGATACAATCTTAGATCTGAAGGATATCAAGTATTTACAGCAACTAATGGAGCCGAAGGTGTTAAAATAGCCCGCAAAATATCTCCTCATTTAATTTTGTTAGATATTATGATGCCAGAAATGGATGGTATCGAAGCGTGTGAAAAAATAAGAAACATTAAACCTTTAGAAAATGTTATCATATCATTTTTAACTGCTAGAGGTGAAGACTATTCTCAGGTTGCTGGTTTTGATGCTGGTGCCGATGATTACATTACTAAACCTATTAAACCAAAAGTATTAGTTAGTAAGGTAAAATCACTTTTACGTCGATTAAAAACCGATACAGTTTCTGAGGTTACTACTAAAATTGGTGATATCCTTATCAATCGTGATGAATACGTTGTGTTTAAAGGAGAGCAGAAAATTACTTTGCCTAGAAAAGAGTTTGAACTTTTTTCTTTATTAACTTCTAAACCTGGAAAAGTGTTTAAAAGAGAAACTATTTTAGATAGTGTTTGGGGTAACGAGGTTGTTGTAGGTGGAAGAACTATTGATGTTCATATTAGAAAGCTTAGAGAGAAAATAGGCGATCACTACTTTAAAACAGTTAAAGGTGTAGGGTATAAATTTGTGCTTGAAACAGATAAATAA
- a CDS encoding glycosyltransferase family 2 protein has product MLNQNINISAAIVLYNEEEEELLQAINSFLSSKLTKKLFLVDNSTSKFTNATILNHPDVVYIFNNRNLGFGRANNLVIDSIKDVSEFHLILNPDTKFDPNILDELTTELIKNEDLALITPAIKFPDGSHQYSVRKYPSFFDLIIRKLGVFKSRIHNKEYRDIDLSQPFYPDAVHGSFMLFKTEDFVAVDGFDERYFLYLEDIDICKKIDTLGKKKLFYPKVTVTHALKKESSKKLKLFFYHFSSAIQYFLKWL; this is encoded by the coding sequence ATGCTTAATCAGAACATAAACATATCAGCAGCGATAGTTTTATATAATGAGGAAGAGGAAGAACTATTACAAGCAATTAATTCCTTTTTGTCCAGTAAGCTCACGAAGAAGTTGTTTTTAGTGGATAATTCTACATCAAAATTCACAAACGCAACTATATTAAACCATCCAGATGTAGTATATATCTTCAATAATAGAAATTTAGGATTTGGACGTGCTAATAATTTAGTTATTGATAGTATCAAAGATGTTTCAGAGTTTCACCTAATCTTAAATCCTGACACAAAATTTGATCCTAATATACTAGATGAGCTAACAACTGAGCTTATCAAGAATGAAGACTTAGCATTAATAACACCAGCCATAAAGTTTCCAGATGGAAGTCATCAATATTCAGTAAGAAAGTATCCTTCTTTTTTCGATTTAATTATTAGAAAGTTAGGAGTTTTCAAGAGTAGAATTCATAATAAAGAATATAGAGATATAGATTTATCCCAACCCTTCTATCCTGATGCTGTTCATGGAAGTTTTATGCTGTTTAAAACAGAAGATTTTGTTGCTGTAGATGGTTTTGATGAACGTTATTTTTTATATCTAGAAGACATTGACATTTGTAAGAAAATAGATACTCTAGGTAAGAAAAAACTATTCTATCCTAAAGTAACTGTTACCCATGCTTTAAAGAAAGAATCTTCAAAGAAATTGAAGTTGTTTTTTTACCATTTCTCATCTGCTATTCAATACTTTTTAAAATGGTTATAG